The Blattabacterium sp. (Cryptocercus kyebangensis) region AAATATTTTTATAATCATTCGATTTTTTTGATTTAGTATAAAAACCTATTTCTTGACCAAATTCTCTTAACTTTTTAGTATCCGTATTTGAAGTAAAAATAATTACAGAATTTTTAAAGTTTACTTTTCTTCCAAGACTATCCGTTATACATCCATAATCAAGCATTTGTAATAGAACATGAAATACTTCATGATGGGCCTTTTCTATTTCATCTAATAAAATAACAGAATAAGGTTTACGACGTATAATTTCTGTTAGTTGTCCTCCTTCTTCGTATCCAACATAACCAGGTGGTGCCCCTATTAATCTAGAAACAGAAAATTTTTCCATATATTCACTCATATCGATACGTACTAATGATTCTTCTGAATCAAAAAGTTCTTTTGAAAATACTTTTGCCAAATAAGTTTTTCCCACTCCTGTTTTTCCAAAAAAAATAAAAGATCCTATAGGACAATTAGGATCTTTTAAACCTGTTCTATTCCTTTTAACTGCTTTCACTATTTTTTCTATAGCTTCATCTTGTCCTATTATTTTTTCTTTTAGAATGCTCATCATTTTATTCAACTTTTTCATTTCCGCTTGAGCTATTCTATTTACTGGAACTCCACTCATCATGGAAACGACTTCTTCTACATTTTCTTCAGAAACTATTTCTTTATTTTCTTTGGATAAATTTTCCCATGATTTTTGTTCTTTAATCAATTGTTTTTCTATACGTTTTTCTGTATCACGTAGCTGCGCTGCTTCTTCATATTTTTGTCTTTTAACTACTTGGGATTTTTTTTCCCTAATATTTTCCAATTCTTTTTCCAAAGAAACTATTTCTTGAGGAACTTTAATATTTTTAATATGTACACGAGATCCAGCTTCATCTAGGGCGTCAATGGCTTTATCTGGTAAATAACGATCAACAATATATCGTACAGTTAAATTTACACAAGCTTTTATAGATTCTTCTGTATAAATTACATTATGGTGACTTTCATATTTTTCTTTTATTTTTTTTAAAATTTCAATAGTTTCTTCTTCAGAAGATGGTTGTACTATAATTTTTTGAAATCTACGTTCTAATGCTCCATCTTTTTCTATATATTGTCTATATTCATTTAACGTAGTGGCTCCAATACATTGAATGGAACCTCTAGCTAAAGCTGGTTTGAATATATTAGAAGCATCCAATGAACCGGTTGTTCCTCCTGCTCCAATCATCGTATGAATTTCATCTATGAAAAGAATTAAATCTACATCTTTTTCTGACTCATTTATGATAGTTTTCATTCTTTCCTCAAACTGACCTCTATATTTAGTTCCAGCGACTAGACTTGCTAAGTCTAAAACAACTACTCTTTTATTATATAAGACTCTGGAAACTTTTTTTTGTACAATACGAAAAGCTAATCCCTCTGCAATAGCAGATTTTCCTACACCTGGTTCTCCTATAAGAAGAGGATTATTCTTTTTTCTTCTGCTCAATATTTGAGATACTCGTTCCACTTCCTTATCTCTTCCTACTATTGGATCTAATTTACCTTCAATAGCAATAGAATTTAGATCAATTCCAAAATTGTTCAATACTGGAGTATTGCTTCTTATAGAAGTTCCTTTATAATAACTGGAACCCATTCTGATTCCTCCAAATCCACCACCAAATCCACTACTACCATAAGAAGAAGTGGAGCTCTCATTTTCAATATTTTCATCTGAATAAGTAGAAGAAAAAAAAAATCTATTATGATTCATAAATAAAAATGTTTCGAGGAAGATAAATTATCTATTTCATTTGTACAAATGAAATAGATAATTGAATATCTTCAATTGTCTTTTTTTTGTTTATTTTATTGTATTGGTATAATAGAAGATGAAAATTTCAAATTTAATCTTTCTATCAATTTATCTACACACTTATTTTTTTTGGATAAAAAATTATATTTTTTTTTTGGAAAATTTTCTAATTTTTTTGTTAAAGTTTTAAATTTTAAATGAGGGTTATTTAATTTTTTACGTAAGTATTTTATAAAATATGTTTGGATTAAGAAATATTCACGATTTTCTAATTTTGAAGGAATTATTAAAATTATTCTATTTTCTAAAATTTGGAATTGTATTTCATTTTTTAATGAATTTAAATAAATTGGATTTATTTTTTCGGAAAATTTGTGTATAAAAATTTTCCAATTTTCTTTTAAAAATTGAATTTTTTTATTTTTTAATTCAGAATAATTACGATTTAAATTCCATTTATAAAAACCATTAAATAATTGTATTAAATATATTTCTATTGTTAATCTAGAATTTTTACTCAATTTAGATTCCTTTTCCATATCATGACAAATGATTAAAGCCTTAATTAAAAAAGAAGAAGATAATCTCTTTGACTGCTGTATATAAGATTGTATAATAGTTTTCTTTTTATATTTTAAAAGAAATAGGGTATCCGTATTTTTAGATAATAATAAATTTCTAAAATGAGTGGTTAATCCACCTGTAAAATTAATAGATGAAACTCCATTTTTCAAAAATTTATCCAATAATATTAATATTTTAGATATTTTTTCGTCTAATAGATAATCAATCACTTTAAAATAGGAATCTATATCAAGAATACCTAGTTTTTCCATTACTAATTTCTTAGAAATTTTTTTTTCTTCATAGAAAGTAAGTCTATCAAAAGTATAAAGGGCTTTACTAACTGAACCATTTCCATATTGAGATATGAGAAATAAAGCTTCCTTTTCTATTTGAATACATTCTTTTTCCGAAATTTTTTTCAAAAAAAAATAAATTTCTCTTAAAGAAATTTGTTTAAATTCATAAACTTGACTACGTGAAATAATGGGGTCTATTATTTCATTATTTTCTGAACAACAGAAAATTAATAATACATGTGAAGGAAGTTTTTCCATACTTTTGAAAAGGAGGTTAAAAGATTCTTGAGAAAATAAATGAATATCATTTATAATAAGTATTTTGTACTTTCCTTTTTTTGGATATAAAAAAATTTTCCTGATCATTTCAAAAATGGATTCTTGATTAAAAAATCCACTAATTTCAAATACATTCAAGGATACTCCTTCTGAAAAAGAATTTAATTCATTGGCCAAAATTTGTGCACATGTATTTTTCCCAACTCCTTTTGGCCCCATAAATAATAAAATTTGAGATAAAAAACTGTTTTTTATTGCCTTTTTTAAAATAATTGTAACTTCATTTTGACCAATGAGATCATTCCATTTTACAGGTCTATATTTTTTAGTTAATACAGTTTTGTAAGAAAAACCCTTATTATCCATTATTCTAATTTAATACTAATCCGATAAAATTTCTTTAATTTTATCAGAGGCTTCTTTTAAAGTATAAGTAGAATAAATCGGTAATTTACTAGTTTCAAGTTTTTTTTTGGCTTTTTCTTCATTGGTTCCTTGTAAACGAACAACGACCGGTATTTTAATATCATGGTCAATATGATGATAGGAATTAATAATTCCATCTGCAACGGTATCACAACGAACAATTCCTCCGAAAATATTTATTAATATAACTTGAACCGATGGATCTTTCAATATAAGAAGAAAGGCTTTTTCTACACGTTTTTTATCAGCATCTCCTCCTATATCTAAAAAATTAGCTGGATAACCTCCACAAGATTTAATCATATCCATAGTAGCCATAGCTAATCCAGCTCCATTTACCATACACCCTACATTTCCTTCCAATTTTAGAAAATTCAATCTATATTCAAGAGCTTCTATTTCAATAGGCTCCTCTTCTTCTCTATCACGTAGATTAGCATATTTTTTTTGACGAAATAATGCATTATCATCTATAATTATTTTTGTATCTACTGCTATAATTTTATTATCAAAAGTATAAATTAAAGGATTTATTTCTAACAATGTAGCATCACAAGATAAATAAGCATTGTAAAGAGAAATTAAAAAAGAACTTAAATTTTTTATTCCTAAATTAAACCCAATTTTTCTGGCTTGAAATAGATGTAATCCCCATGATGGGTCTATTTCTTCTATATATATTTTATTTGGATATTTTTTTGATATATATTCAATATCCATTCCTCCTTCTTTAGAATAAAGAATTACATTTTTTTCTAGATCACGATTTAGAAATATTGATAAATAATATTCTTTAGGAATGTAGTAAGGAGAAGGAGAAGAATATACATCTTCAGAAATTAAAACTTTATGAACTAATTTTCCTTTTTTTGAAGTTTGGGGAGTGATTAGATAATTTCCCAAAATTTCTTTGGATTTTTTATATACTTCTTCCAAAGATTGGACAACTTTTATTCCTCCACCTTTTCCACGACCTCCTGCATGTACTTGTGCCTTAATAACTAAAGATTTTTTATTAGTTTTCTCAAAAATAATTTTTGCAGCTTTTACAGCTTCTTCTGGAGAAGAAGCAATGATCCCATAAGGGACATGAACTGAAAAAGAATTTAATATTTCTTTTCCCTGGAATTCATGTAAATTCATTTAGAATACTTTTTAAAAGTAAATTTAAACTAAAATTAGTTTATTTTTGAAAAGTTTTTTTTAGTTTCTTAATGATAAGATTACTAAATTTACATAAAAATTTATGGTTCAATCTGAAAATATTTATAAATCCTTTGGAAAAGAAGAAATTTTGAAAGGAGTCAATCTTATAGTTAAAAAAGGAAGTATAGTATGTATATTAGGTGAATCTGGATCTGGAAAGAGTACTTTATTGCATATACTGGGAACTTTAGAGAATCCTACTTTAAAAAAAAAGGAAAAAACAGTTTTAAAAATAGATGGAGAAAATGTATTGTCCATTTCGGAAAAAAGACTATCTATTATTAGAAACGAAAAAATTGGATTTATATTTCAAACACCACAACTTCTTCCTGAATTTACAGCATTAGAAAATGTTTGTTTGCCAAGATTGATAAAAATTAGGGATAAAAAAAATGTAAAAAAAAAGGAAAAAAATTATTGAATAAATTGAATATTTCTCAATTTGAAAACTCAAAACCTGAAGAATTATCTGGAGGTCAAAAACAAAGGATATGTATTGCAAGAGCATTAATTAATGATCCTAAAATAATTTTTGCAGATGAGCCTTCAGGTAACCTGGATATGAAAAATGCTAAAAAATTACACGATTTTTTTTTTTCCCTAAGAGAAGAATTTAAACAAACTTTTTTAATTGTAACACATAATCTAAAATTAGCAGATATGGCAGATGAAAAGTTGAAAATAGAAAATGGAATAGTAATTAAGTAAAATTAACAAAAATGCTTTTAAATAAACTTTCTATTAAACATATTATCAAAAAACCAAAAATAGTCAATCAATATTTACCTCCTCTTTTTTTAATGATTCACGGATATGGAAGTAATGAAAAGGATCTTTTCTCTTTTCAAAAAGATATTCCAGAAAATTTTTTTATAATTAGTATTCAAGGATTTTATTCTTTTGGATCAGATAAATATTCTTGGTATGATATAGATTTTTCTAATGAAGATCGATTCATAAATATTTTACAAGCTAAGAAAACTATTGAAAAAATATCTTGTTTTATAGATGAAGCTATTAAAGAATATCAATTAAACAAAAACCAAGTATGGTTATGTGGATTTAGTCAAGGGGCTATTCTAAGTTATGCTATTGCTTTTAAAAATCCTGAAAAAGTAAAAAAAGTCATTGCTTTAAGTGGATATTTAGAAAAAAAACTTTTACCAAAAAAAATGAATTGTGCTTCTTATAAAGATTTAGAATTTTTTATTTCTCATGGAAAATATGATACCATTTGTCCTATTAATTTGGTAAAAAAAGGGATTCACTTTCTTAAAAATAAGAAAATACTTTCTTTACAATACAAAGAATACGATTCGGGACATTCTTTAAACAATTACAATTATCAGGATCTCATTAATTGGATTAAAAAATATAAATATTTTTAATAAAAATTTGATGAAAAAATCCACAAAAATACTTTTTTCCTTATTTATTTTTATAGGATCTATTTATTTTTTTTGGAATAAAAATTATTTATTTGGAATAATTATAATTTTTTTTGGATTACTTCCTATCTTTTTTTATTTCAGGAATGAATTTTTATTATTAGCCTTTTTTAAAATAAAAAAAAAAGATATGAAAGGATTAAAGAAGTCTTTAGACTTTATAAAAAATCCAAAATTACAACTAAGAAAAAATCAAATGGCCTATTACTATTTTCTTCATGGAATTTTATATTCAGAATCGAATATGCATCAATCGGAAAATTATATGCAAAAAGCTATAGATTTTGGGTTAAAATTTAAGCAAAATATAGCTATAGCTAAATTAAACTTAGCAATTTCCTCTTTATCAAGAGGAAATAAAAAAAAAGCTGAACTATTATTATCAGAAGCAAAAAAGATGGATACAAGAGGTCTATTGCATGATCAAATTCAAATAATAAAAATACAAATGAGAAAAATGAATATGGTAGATAGACAAAATCCTTATATCAGAAAAAATTTTTAAAATATGGTAAATCCATAATATAATCCTTTAATGGTATTTTATTATTTATACTAAAAAGGTCAATTTTCTATTGAAAAAATTGATAGAATTCTATCCAATAGGTTTATAAGTTTCCCCTATATTCTATATTCCAAAATTTTTTTTTAGAATCATAATTCCAATATTTTAGGAATGTTTTTTTCATTTTCTCCCATTAAAAATTTTATTGGATTTTCTATTGATTCTTTCACAGATACTAAAAATCCAACAGCTTCCTTACCATCAATTATTCTATGATCATAGGATAACGATAAATACATTATGGGACGTATTTCGATGGATTTATTAACAACTACAGGTCTTTCCACTACTTTATGCATTCCTAAAATAGCACTTTGTGGTGGATTTATTATTGGAGTCGAAAGCATAGATCCAAATATTCCACCATTAGTAATGGTAAAAGTGCCTCCTTTCATTTCATCTATAGAAATTTTTCCATTTCGAACACGTGTAGATAATCTACTAATTTCTTGTTCTATACCACGAAAAGATAAATGTTCTGCATTTCTAATGACTGGAACCATCAAACCTTTAGGTCCTGAAATAGCAATACTAATATCACAATATTCAAAATTAATTTTTTGTTCTCCATGGATTATTGCATTAATATCTGGATATATATATAGACCTCTAACACAAGAAATAGTAAAAAAAGACATAAATCCTAAATTAACTCCATGTATTTCCTTAAAAATACTTTTGTATTTTTCTCTTATTAAGAAAATTTCCTGCATATCTACTTCATTAAAAGTAGTTAGCATCGCCGTTTTATTTTTTACAGAAACCAATCTCTCAGAGATTTTTCTTCTAAGAGGAGAAAGAGTAGTAACTCTTTTTGAACGATACACTGGAGTAGATTTTCCTCCTATAATATAAGGGA contains the following coding sequences:
- a CDS encoding ATP-dependent Clp protease ATP-binding subunit is translated as MNHNRFFFSSTYSDENIENESSTSSYGSSGFGGGFGGIRMGSSYYKGTSIRSNTPVLNNFGIDLNSIAIEGKLDPIVGRDKEVERVSQILSRRKKNNPLLIGEPGVGKSAIAEGLAFRIVQKKVSRVLYNKRVVVLDLASLVAGTKYRGQFEERMKTIINESEKDVDLILFIDEIHTMIGAGGTTGSLDASNIFKPALARGSIQCIGATTLNEYRQYIEKDGALERRFQKIIVQPSSEEETIEILKKIKEKYESHHNVIYTEESIKACVNLTVRYIVDRYLPDKAIDALDEAGSRVHIKNIKVPQEIVSLEKELENIREKKSQVVKRQKYEEAAQLRDTEKRIEKQLIKEQKSWENLSKENKEIVSEENVEEVVSMMSGVPVNRIAQAEMKKLNKMMSILKEKIIGQDEAIEKIVKAVKRNRTGLKDPNCPIGSFIFFGKTGVGKTYLAKVFSKELFDSEESLVRIDMSEYMEKFSVSRLIGAPPGYVGYEEGGQLTEIIRRKPYSVILLDEIEKAHHEVFHVLLQMLDYGCITDSLGRKVNFKNSVIIFTSNTDTKKLREFGQEIGFYTKSKKSNDYKNILEKTLKKTFSPEFLNRIDDIIIFNTLNQEDISKITYLELEKISIHMSYLGYKLILFPEVKDFIKEKGFDQEYGARPLKRVIEKFVKNPISECIISETLKKGDKITLKMNDKKNDIQISIQKS
- a CDS encoding AAA family ATPase; the protein is MDNKGFSYKTVLTKKYRPVKWNDLIGQNEVTIILKKAIKNSFLSQILLFMGPKGVGKNTCAQILANELNSFSEGVSLNVFEISGFFNQESIFEMIRKIFLYPKKGKYKILIINDIHLFSQESFNLLFKSMEKLPSHVLLIFCCSENNEIIDPIISRSQVYEFKQISLREIYFFLKKISEKECIQIEKEALFLISQYGNGSVSKALYTFDRLTFYEEKKISKKLVMEKLGILDIDSYFKVIDYLLDEKISKILILLDKFLKNGVSSINFTGGLTTHFRNLLLSKNTDTLFLLKYKKKTIIQSYIQQSKRLSSSFLIKALIICHDMEKESKLSKNSRLTIEIYLIQLFNGFYKWNLNRNYSELKNKKIQFLKENWKIFIHKFSEKINPIYLNSLKNEIQFQILENRIILIIPSKLENREYFLIQTYFIKYLRKKLNNPHLKFKTLTKKLENFPKKKYNFLSKKNKCVDKLIERLNLKFSSSIIPIQ
- the sucC gene encoding ADP-forming succinate--CoA ligase subunit beta, with product MNLHEFQGKEILNSFSVHVPYGIIASSPEEAVKAAKIIFEKTNKKSLVIKAQVHAGGRGKGGGIKVVQSLEEVYKKSKEILGNYLITPQTSKKGKLVHKVLISEDVYSSPSPYYIPKEYYLSIFLNRDLEKNVILYSKEGGMDIEYISKKYPNKIYIEEIDPSWGLHLFQARKIGFNLGIKNLSSFLISLYNAYLSCDATLLEINPLIYTFDNKIIAVDTKIIIDDNALFRQKKYANLRDREEEEPIEIEALEYRLNFLKLEGNVGCMVNGAGLAMATMDMIKSCGGYPANFLDIGGDADKKRVEKAFLLILKDPSVQVILINIFGGIVRCDTVADGIINSYHHIDHDIKIPVVVRLQGTNEEKAKKKLETSKLPIYSTYTLKEASDKIKEILSD
- a CDS encoding alpha/beta hydrolase is translated as MLLNKLSIKHIIKKPKIVNQYLPPLFLMIHGYGSNEKDLFSFQKDIPENFFIISIQGFYSFGSDKYSWYDIDFSNEDRFINILQAKKTIEKISCFIDEAIKEYQLNKNQVWLCGFSQGAILSYAIAFKNPEKVKKVIALSGYLEKKLLPKKMNCASYKDLEFFISHGKYDTICPINLVKKGIHFLKNKKILSLQYKEYDSGHSLNNYNYQDLINWIKKYKYF
- the odhB gene encoding 2-oxoglutarate dehydrogenase complex dihydrolipoyllysine-residue succinyltransferase, producing MIIKVKTPSPGESITEVEVTSWLVKDGDYVSKNQVIAELDSDKATLEISAEENGVITLMEKKGKKIKVGDILCTIDTSKKRKIYEEESKKPYPEEKKNKINKNKKKETVSYNKNWPSPASKKILAEKNIPIESIQGTGKHGRITKKDCIISETTTDIHFPYIIGGKSTPVYRSKRVTTLSPLRRKISERLVSVKNKTAMLTTFNEVDMQEIFLIREKYKSIFKEIHGVNLGFMSFFTISCVRGLYIYPDINAIIHGEQKINFEYCDISIAISGPKGLMVPVIRNAEHLSFRGIEQEISRLSTRVRNGKISIDEMKGGTFTITNGGIFGSMLSTPIINPPQSAILGMHKVVERPVVVNKSIEIRPIMYLSLSYDHRIIDGKEAVGFLVSVKESIENPIKFLMGENEKNIPKILEL